One genomic region from Anabaena sp. PCC 7108 encodes:
- a CDS encoding NAD(P)-binding domain-containing protein encodes MNSLKSSPHSTRKCKVAVIGAGASGIATAKCLLEDGHEPTVFESSDQVGGVWVFKNNSGRAFSTVHFQHSKYVSVFSDYPMSIESSDFPNHTEVLHYLNDYVDHFDLRKHIKFNTTVDKVSRKNDNWEVTVSYSGGQSTFNFDAVAVCSGIYNEARLPTFPGEDKFQGKIIHSKDYKEPSIFAGKNVLILGNGPSGVDIAVTASYSSNKTIWSYRKNRWLLPRYCEGLPFDFIVTRLNKHIPFRHEILSLVHFKKFYPIMLNHKDCGVKPDVGPEKSGPVFNEDALNRIRLGAIKTKPNIAHFEENKVVFEDGSSELVDMVVYATGYQVRIPFMNEYLGEDHQKNLNLYKMVFPPELPNCGFIGFVYGNVIFPTSEMQARWFSKVISGEVELPSKAVMAAQIEANRKYQEEGWLDSAYRSLRVSAFDYMDDIAKEINALPKIWENWTILKEIFAGPMMATQFRLNGPHKWEGAMSWIKKVPKLVRK; translated from the coding sequence ATGAACTCACTAAAATCTTCCCCACACTCTACTCGTAAATGCAAAGTTGCTGTCATTGGTGCTGGTGCTAGTGGTATTGCTACCGCAAAATGTCTTCTTGAAGATGGTCACGAACCTACTGTTTTTGAAAGCAGCGATCAAGTTGGTGGTGTTTGGGTCTTTAAAAATAATAGCGGACGAGCTTTTAGTACGGTTCACTTTCAACACTCAAAATATGTTAGTGTTTTCTCTGATTATCCTATGTCGATAGAGTCAAGTGATTTTCCTAACCATACAGAAGTTCTTCACTATCTCAATGACTATGTAGACCACTTTGATCTTAGGAAACATATCAAATTCAATACAACAGTAGATAAAGTTTCCAGAAAGAATGATAATTGGGAAGTTACTGTCAGCTATTCTGGTGGTCAATCTACTTTTAATTTCGATGCTGTGGCTGTTTGTAGTGGTATTTATAATGAAGCCAGATTGCCAACTTTTCCTGGTGAAGATAAATTTCAAGGAAAAATAATCCATTCCAAAGATTATAAAGAGCCTTCAATTTTTGCGGGTAAAAATGTTCTAATTCTCGGTAATGGACCAAGCGGAGTCGATATTGCAGTTACTGCATCTTATAGCTCTAATAAAACAATTTGGAGTTACCGCAAAAATCGTTGGTTACTGCCTAGATACTGCGAAGGATTACCTTTTGATTTTATCGTTACTCGTCTGAATAAACATATCCCTTTTCGTCATGAAATTTTATCTTTAGTTCACTTTAAAAAGTTTTACCCGATTATGTTGAACCACAAAGATTGTGGTGTTAAGCCAGATGTTGGTCCAGAAAAGTCTGGCCCAGTTTTTAACGAAGATGCTTTAAACCGTATCCGGCTGGGAGCAATTAAAACAAAACCAAATATTGCACATTTTGAAGAAAATAAGGTTGTATTTGAAGATGGTAGCAGTGAATTAGTAGATATGGTTGTGTATGCAACAGGCTACCAAGTTAGAATTCCGTTTATGAATGAATATTTAGGTGAAGACCATCAAAAAAACTTAAATCTTTATAAGATGGTATTTCCTCCAGAATTACCTAACTGTGGCTTTATTGGATTTGTTTATGGAAACGTCATATTTCCTACCTCGGAAATGCAAGCACGTTGGTTTTCTAAAGTTATTTCTGGTGAAGTTGAGTTACCATCAAAAGCAGTAATGGCAGCGCAAATAGAAGCCAACAGAAAATATCAGGAAGAAGGTTGGCTTGACAGTGCATACCGCAGCTTGCGCGTTTCAGCTTTTGACTACATGGATGACATAGCCAAAGAAATTAACGCCTTGCCTAAAATTTGGGAAAACTGGACTATTTTGAAGGAAATTTTCGCAGGTCCAATGATGGCTACACAATTCAGGCTTAATGGACCTCATAAATGGGAAGGTGCTATGTCTTGGATTAAAAAAGTACCCAAGCTAGTTCGTAAGTAG
- a CDS encoding acyl-CoA dehydrogenase family protein, whose protein sequence is MNFLHKERATLEKFLPTLDSQLQAKSLMEMEGKESPALNIFRQLGGPGLLIPREYGGGGVTPLELAHIQRAVASRSPSLALAANMHHCTVIAFLDSIADESVAEFVRAIAENNLYLASGFAEGKTSASILVPTMTSQRVDGGLLVNGSKKPCSLSASMDFLTASVIVPSKSGDGQELALAIIAADSPGIECKPFWNTWVLSGAESEEVILKDVFVPEEFIFYLGKPEDLGSIMARAFVWFELFVSASYLGVASALVERVITERRGTPTERSLVAIEIEGAMASLEAVAHAIMLGWSSDTEIAQALFVRYSVQRAIERVVETSAELLGGMAFISSGEIAYLLAASRALAFHPPSRLSMASYLDDYLAGGPLLMP, encoded by the coding sequence ATGAATTTTTTACACAAAGAACGTGCTACGCTCGAAAAATTTCTACCAACCCTTGATAGCCAACTGCAAGCAAAATCTCTTATGGAGATGGAAGGTAAGGAAAGTCCGGCGTTAAATATTTTTCGTCAACTTGGTGGTCCAGGATTATTGATTCCCCGCGAATATGGAGGGGGTGGTGTTACACCTTTAGAACTCGCTCACATTCAACGAGCAGTTGCCAGTCGTTCACCTTCCTTAGCGCTGGCTGCAAATATGCATCATTGCACAGTAATTGCTTTCCTAGACAGCATTGCTGATGAATCCGTTGCGGAGTTCGTTCGGGCTATTGCTGAGAACAATCTTTATTTAGCTTCTGGCTTTGCTGAAGGCAAAACAAGTGCAAGTATCTTGGTACCAACCATGACATCACAGCGGGTTGATGGTGGTTTACTTGTTAATGGTAGCAAAAAACCTTGCAGTTTATCCGCATCAATGGATTTTTTAACGGCAAGTGTGATTGTTCCTAGTAAATCAGGAGATGGACAGGAGTTAGCCTTAGCTATCATTGCCGCTGATTCACCAGGCATAGAGTGTAAACCTTTTTGGAATACTTGGGTTCTTAGTGGAGCAGAAAGTGAGGAAGTAATTTTAAAAGATGTATTTGTCCCAGAGGAATTTATTTTCTATTTAGGTAAGCCAGAAGACTTGGGAAGCATCATGGCTAGGGCGTTTGTTTGGTTTGAGTTATTTGTATCAGCTTCCTATCTGGGTGTAGCCAGCGCCCTCGTCGAGCGAGTAATTACCGAACGCAGAGGTACACCTACCGAGCGCTCATTGGTGGCAATTGAAATCGAAGGAGCAATGGCTTCACTCGAAGCTGTCGCCCATGCGATTATGCTTGGTTGGTCAAGCGATACTGAAATTGCACAAGCCTTATTTGTGCGTTATTCAGTGCAACGTGCTATAGAACGAGTTGTTGAAACGTCAGCAGAATTACTGGGCGGCATGGCCTTTATTAGTTCTGGAGAAATTGCCTATTTACTAGCAGCTTCCAGAGCTCTTGCATTCCATCCACCTTCACGTCTGAGTATGGCATCTTATTTAGATGACTATTTAGCGGGTGGTCCTTTACTGATGCCTTAA
- a CDS encoding aminotransferase class III-fold pyridoxal phosphate-dependent enzyme has protein sequence MGPVYIKIGQILATRSDLIPENWVQVLRELQDNVPYMNEADTRKVITQDLPLAFENIFSEFSFQPLASGSIAQVHIATLLTGQKVAVKVVKKNVRNQLKQNLDIIQFFVAILDFLVPSVRELGLPKRLQELRNLLIIQADMKQEAQKQEEVYTNFKDHPYVIVPAVIKELSTSNLLFMEFMEGIPGKDVHKVELKRNLLAQRFQDTIYTMLYMHGLCHGDPHPGNIFFTKDGSIILLDYGITVQLSEDEKWGLSSFYYACTRKEWAVAVERFTQHFVTDKDYIFQNLSQYEQEIQRVLQYHFDISTTQWSTVSYFQDVSKILRKYHARYTTNFTKVELVFLSCEGFATQIDPNIDIWENASKFTDRYSPYMSSEVKETFDVYFQQTAPSSLAMRERASISLVAPTHINRYFFPSTYPVFVKKANKSKIEDFDGNVFVDISCGYGPHLLGYAHPAVNQAISESLANGFVNAIGSEAELKLAEMLVEALPGAEKAILSNSGTESILQAFRLCRAYRKKDRVAKFEGHYHGFSDQGMVSSWFRFTGEKFDPQPIAGTQGTDSATVKNTLVLQYGYIQGLERLRSEASELACVICEPMPSLLANYDVEFLTKLRAICTELDIPLIFDEVVSGFRVAYGGVQNLAGITPDLTCLGKVIGGGLPCGAVVGKQKLIDIGKSSQDPFSDYEKKAFVGGTMSGNSLTCVAGTAALTYLKEHPEIYVQLDNNTNWLAEKLLEIGHSHGVPIKVKANRSIFSLTFSHRPAKYFREKQAGSNFKVNLALAYYMRKHGIYMPELHTLMLSAAHTQEDLELIGTAFDLSLQEMIKDGFFTL, from the coding sequence ATGGGACCTGTCTACATTAAGATTGGACAAATTTTAGCGACACGTTCCGATTTGATTCCAGAAAATTGGGTACAAGTATTGCGAGAACTGCAAGATAATGTGCCTTATATGAATGAAGCTGATACAAGGAAAGTTATCACTCAAGATTTACCTCTGGCATTTGAAAACATTTTTAGTGAATTTTCCTTTCAGCCATTAGCTAGTGGTTCCATTGCTCAAGTCCATATTGCCACCTTATTAACTGGGCAAAAAGTCGCTGTCAAAGTTGTTAAAAAAAATGTTCGTAATCAACTTAAACAAAATCTAGATATTATCCAGTTCTTTGTTGCTATCCTTGATTTTTTAGTTCCATCTGTACGAGAACTAGGTTTACCAAAGCGTCTGCAAGAATTAAGAAATTTGCTGATTATTCAAGCAGACATGAAGCAGGAAGCTCAAAAGCAGGAAGAAGTATATACCAACTTTAAGGATCATCCTTATGTCATAGTTCCTGCGGTTATTAAAGAGCTTTCTACTTCTAACTTATTGTTCATGGAGTTCATGGAGGGAATCCCCGGAAAAGATGTTCATAAAGTTGAATTAAAACGAAATCTTCTCGCTCAAAGGTTTCAGGATACCATTTATACTATGCTTTATATGCATGGTTTATGTCATGGAGACCCTCATCCTGGAAATATCTTTTTTACAAAAGATGGCTCGATTATTCTCCTAGACTATGGCATTACTGTTCAACTTAGCGAAGATGAAAAATGGGGTTTATCGTCTTTTTACTATGCTTGTACTCGTAAGGAATGGGCTGTAGCTGTAGAGCGTTTTACTCAGCACTTTGTCACAGATAAAGATTACATTTTTCAAAATTTGAGCCAGTACGAGCAAGAAATTCAAAGGGTTTTACAATATCACTTTGATATCAGTACAACGCAATGGTCAACAGTTAGTTATTTCCAAGATGTTAGCAAGATATTGCGTAAGTATCACGCACGGTACACAACTAATTTTACAAAAGTTGAGTTGGTATTTTTATCTTGCGAAGGTTTTGCAACGCAAATCGATCCCAATATTGACATCTGGGAGAATGCAAGTAAGTTTACAGACCGTTATTCTCCCTACATGAGTTCAGAAGTCAAAGAAACGTTTGATGTTTATTTTCAACAAACGGCTCCTTCTTCTTTAGCAATGCGTGAGCGTGCCAGTATTTCCTTAGTTGCACCTACTCACATTAACCGATATTTTTTCCCCAGCACTTATCCAGTATTTGTCAAAAAGGCTAATAAAAGCAAAATTGAAGACTTTGATGGTAATGTTTTCGTAGACATATCATGCGGTTATGGTCCTCATCTCTTAGGCTACGCTCATCCTGCCGTTAACCAAGCAATTTCTGAATCTCTTGCTAACGGATTTGTCAACGCAATTGGCAGTGAAGCGGAATTAAAACTAGCCGAAATGCTGGTTGAGGCTTTACCAGGTGCTGAGAAAGCAATCCTATCCAACTCAGGAACAGAATCAATTTTACAAGCTTTCCGTCTGTGTCGTGCTTACCGAAAGAAAGATCGAGTAGCGAAGTTTGAAGGACACTATCACGGATTTTCTGATCAAGGAATGGTCAGTTCTTGGTTTCGCTTTACAGGTGAAAAATTTGATCCTCAGCCCATTGCCGGAACTCAAGGAACTGATAGTGCTACGGTCAAAAATACTCTGGTTTTGCAATATGGTTACATTCAAGGTTTAGAACGATTACGATCAGAAGCATCTGAGTTAGCCTGTGTTATTTGCGAACCAATGCCTTCATTACTAGCTAATTACGACGTTGAATTTCTCACAAAACTGAGAGCAATATGTACAGAGTTAGATATTCCTTTAATTTTTGATGAAGTTGTTTCTGGATTTCGGGTAGCTTATGGTGGTGTCCAAAACTTGGCAGGAATTACCCCTGATTTGACTTGCTTGGGTAAAGTAATTGGTGGAGGACTTCCTTGCGGTGCAGTTGTTGGGAAACAGAAACTGATTGATATTGGTAAAAGTTCCCAAGATCCTTTTTCTGACTATGAAAAGAAAGCCTTTGTCGGTGGAACAATGAGTGGAAACTCACTGACTTGTGTTGCAGGAACAGCTGCATTAACTTATCTCAAAGAACATCCAGAAATATATGTACAACTGGACAATAACACTAATTGGCTGGCAGAAAAACTACTAGAAATTGGTCACTCTCACGGTGTACCCATCAAGGTCAAAGCCAATCGTTCCATCTTTTCTTTGACATTTAGTCACAGACCTGCTAAATACTTCCGAGAAAAGCAAGCTGGTAGTAATTTTAAAGTCAATCTTGCTTTAGCCTACTATATGCGTAAACATGGCATTTATATGCCTGAACTCCATACATTAATGTTGAGTGCAGCCCATACTCAAGAAGACTTAGAACTTATTGGTACGGCATTTGATTTAAGTTTGCAGGAAATGATCAAGGATGGTTTCTTTACACTTTAG
- a CDS encoding DUF3419 family protein: protein MQKSNQEKWVLYSTCDEDSYSELRALDITSNDRVLAVTGSGCRTLSLLACNPKSLISVDYSPGQNYLLELKLVAIRALSYEKLLQFFGVEDCSNRWDIFCSFKEQISDQAFAYFSANRWAIENGVLCSGRHELFYVRFVAPLMRVLYGKQLEQIAQASTLEEQREIFNKHISGFFWNSLIRIGFSPLSITLILNDPKYVVEMNVNVGDYLIERLNHTFNNHLVRENNWTSFMFYGKYLGRRCLPHFLLEENYHAIRNATTKLEIVTGNLVECMKKMPERSIDKYSLSDVTSCIDTETFKALINQVIRTGENQGKLCYRNFLNKQLIPSDVENILQRDHELAEALYHDDLAFAYSFEIAQINKIEKQVAETRTVAEIS, encoded by the coding sequence ATGCAGAAATCTAATCAAGAGAAGTGGGTACTGTACAGTACCTGTGATGAAGATTCATACTCGGAGTTACGAGCTTTAGATATTACATCCAACGACAGAGTGCTTGCGGTAACAGGCAGCGGCTGTCGAACTCTTAGCCTTCTTGCTTGCAATCCCAAGTCCTTAATCTCTGTAGACTACTCACCTGGTCAAAATTATCTGCTCGAATTGAAACTAGTAGCAATTCGGGCTTTATCATATGAGAAGCTACTGCAATTTTTTGGTGTAGAAGATTGCTCCAATCGTTGGGATATATTTTGTTCATTCAAAGAGCAAATATCTGATCAAGCATTTGCGTATTTTAGCGCCAATCGGTGGGCAATTGAAAATGGAGTTCTCTGCTCAGGTCGTCATGAATTATTTTACGTTAGATTCGTTGCGCCATTAATGCGAGTACTTTATGGTAAACAACTGGAGCAGATTGCTCAAGCTTCAACATTAGAAGAGCAGCGTGAAATTTTCAATAAACATATCTCTGGTTTTTTCTGGAATTCTTTGATTCGTATAGGCTTTTCACCTTTGTCAATAACCCTCATTCTCAACGATCCCAAATATGTCGTAGAAATGAATGTCAATGTTGGCGATTACCTCATAGAAAGACTGAATCACACTTTCAATAACCATTTAGTCCGGGAGAATAACTGGACTAGTTTCATGTTCTATGGTAAATATCTGGGAAGACGTTGTCTTCCTCATTTTTTACTTGAGGAAAATTATCATGCTATCCGTAATGCCACAACCAAACTTGAGATTGTGACAGGAAATCTGGTCGAATGCATGAAAAAAATGCCAGAACGGTCAATCGACAAGTATTCACTATCAGATGTTACAAGTTGTATTGACACAGAGACTTTTAAAGCTTTAATAAACCAAGTTATTAGAACAGGGGAAAACCAAGGAAAATTATGCTATCGGAATTTTCTGAATAAGCAATTAATTCCATCTGATGTAGAAAATATTCTTCAGCGAGATCATGAATTAGCAGAGGCTCTTTATCATGATGATTTAGCATTTGCCTATAGTTTTGAGATAGCGCAAATTAACAAAATAGAAAAGCAAGTTGCAGAAACTAGAACAGTAGCTGAAATTAGTTAG
- a CDS encoding 3-oxoacyl-[acyl-carrier-protein] synthase III C-terminal domain-containing protein, translated as MKIEAIKAALPTKKLTNDDILALIEEYSTPIFAGDLKTALSKISYFLRYSGSDVRYWLDKDEKPIDLVARAFQEAINEANCDKDDIDLLVYTGVGRGFIEPAAAYHVAASLGLQNAECFDILDACMSWTRVLNIVYSLFKSGRYKRALIVNAECNMHFGGPVFPSVFQLPNIEAIEWSFPAYTLGEAATATIVSYDPDREWEFYFKSRPDLADLCNVPLDGYEGYCIPSPRIGLNGINKFTSFGVELHANAYQEFIDIFKCLKAPIEEIRAIFPHASSKREWDKVAEALNIKHLLWHIYPTYGNLVSASVPTGIVSAIEAGQIKRGDRIAGWIGSAGMSFCAYSFIY; from the coding sequence ATGAAAATTGAAGCAATCAAAGCTGCTTTGCCGACAAAGAAACTCACAAATGATGATATTTTGGCATTGATTGAAGAATATAGCACACCAATCTTTGCTGGAGATTTAAAGACAGCTTTAAGTAAAATTAGTTATTTCCTTCGCTATTCAGGTTCAGATGTTCGTTACTGGTTAGACAAAGACGAAAAGCCAATTGATTTAGTAGCTCGTGCTTTTCAAGAAGCAATTAATGAGGCAAACTGCGACAAAGATGACATAGATTTACTAGTTTATACAGGTGTTGGTCGAGGATTTATAGAACCGGCAGCAGCCTATCACGTTGCAGCTAGTCTCGGTTTACAAAACGCAGAGTGTTTTGATATTCTCGATGCTTGTATGAGTTGGACTCGTGTACTAAACATAGTCTACTCACTATTTAAATCTGGTCGTTATAAACGAGCTTTAATAGTTAATGCCGAGTGTAATATGCATTTTGGTGGACCAGTCTTTCCTAGTGTTTTCCAACTGCCGAATATTGAAGCTATTGAATGGTCTTTTCCTGCTTATACTTTGGGAGAAGCAGCGACAGCAACAATTGTTTCCTACGATCCAGATCGAGAATGGGAATTTTACTTTAAATCTCGTCCTGACTTGGCAGATTTGTGCAATGTACCTTTAGATGGATACGAAGGTTATTGCATACCTTCTCCGCGTATTGGTTTAAATGGCATTAACAAATTTACCTCTTTTGGAGTTGAGTTGCACGCCAATGCATATCAGGAGTTCATCGATATCTTTAAATGTTTAAAAGCTCCGATTGAAGAAATTCGTGCAATTTTCCCCCATGCATCGTCCAAAAGAGAGTGGGACAAAGTTGCCGAAGCATTAAACATCAAACATCTCCTTTGGCATATTTATCCAACTTATGGAAATTTAGTCTCTGCTTCTGTACCTACAGGTATCGTCTCAGCTATCGAGGCAGGACAGATTAAGCGAGGAGATCGGATTGCTGGTTGGATTGGTAGTGCAGGTATGTCTTTTTGTGCATATTCGTTCATCTATTAA
- a CDS encoding Rieske 2Fe-2S domain-containing protein, with the protein MCLNQNFRIHPIPNSWYRVCFSKDLRPGEVKPLRYFNKDLVLFRTESGEACVFDAHCRHLGAHLGHGGEVKGECIQCPYHGWTWHKEGQCVHVPYHHTGNNPTVQIGKWPVAELNDTIFTYYHSEGKPPTWEMTEFPEFSSGEWVSAIQMYKRNVTCSIQEIAENNSDTAHFSHLHKARFGKVLTESLELDGLVRTHIASYELEVPIISRLLGINEFHTAYTQYGLGCNRNHVSLKANGKTVLEWRIICMHTPIDKENAEALCMTKLKKFINVPITRLLVELLTKKACDEVDRDAMVWDHKIFHENPPLYKEEHSINQFREWVEQFY; encoded by the coding sequence ATGTGCTTGAATCAAAATTTCAGAATTCACCCCATTCCTAATAGCTGGTATCGTGTTTGTTTTAGTAAAGACCTGCGTCCAGGCGAAGTTAAGCCACTGCGTTACTTTAACAAGGATCTCGTTCTCTTCCGCACAGAAAGTGGTGAAGCCTGTGTCTTTGATGCTCACTGTCGTCATTTAGGAGCGCATTTAGGTCATGGAGGAGAGGTAAAGGGTGAATGTATCCAATGTCCTTACCACGGTTGGACATGGCATAAAGAGGGACAGTGCGTTCATGTTCCTTACCATCACACTGGTAATAATCCAACTGTTCAAATTGGCAAATGGCCAGTAGCTGAACTTAATGACACAATCTTTACTTACTACCACAGTGAAGGAAAGCCACCCACTTGGGAAATGACCGAATTTCCTGAATTTTCTTCTGGAGAGTGGGTATCTGCAATCCAAATGTATAAACGCAACGTTACATGCTCTATACAAGAAATTGCCGAAAATAATTCAGATACTGCACATTTCAGCCATTTACACAAAGCCAGGTTTGGTAAAGTCCTCACCGAATCTCTGGAATTAGATGGTTTGGTACGTACTCATATTGCCTCTTATGAACTTGAAGTACCGATTATATCTAGATTGCTTGGTATTAATGAATTCCATACTGCATATACACAGTATGGATTAGGTTGCAATCGAAATCATGTCTCCCTTAAAGCCAATGGAAAAACAGTCCTAGAATGGCGAATTATTTGTATGCATACGCCAATTGATAAAGAAAATGCCGAAGCGCTATGCATGACAAAACTGAAGAAATTCATAAATGTTCCCATCACCCGTTTATTAGTAGAACTACTGACTAAAAAAGCCTGTGATGAAGTTGACAGAGATGCAATGGTATGGGATCACAAAATTTTTCATGAGAATCCCCCTCTCTACAAGGAGGAACACAGCATTAACCAATTCCGAGAATGGGTTGAACAATTTTACTAA
- a CDS encoding AMP-binding protein, whose amino-acid sequence MNQVITTITNSNFISNNSFSNLVDLLRYRALNQPGQTAFTYLEDEEGLESTLNYQQLDAKARSIAVYLQNILTPGERVLLLYPPGLDYIAAFFGCLYAELIAIPLYSPRNNRKMSRIQAILEDSQAQIALTNNQSLINVQTLLNHAPDLKKLQWLATDTIDENLAEQWQSKSVSSVSIAYLQYTSGSTSTPKGVMISHENALENSAEIAISWRTGTDSILVSWLPHFHDFGQIYGVIQPVYNGFPCIFMSPAAFTQKPIRWLKAISDYKATHSGAPNFAYDLCADKIKPEQRENLDLSRWEVAVNGAEPVRKQTLEKFYQAFAPYGFRWSTFYPGYGLAEATLKVSSARNNNSLTTLTVQADSLAKNLIVAASEDEQFTRTLVGCGSTVLNAKVVIVDPESLTQSPSGQVGEIWISGPSIAQGYWGRIQETQRTFGAYLTDNGEGPFLRTGDLGFVKDDELFITGRIKDLIIIRGSNHYPQDIELTVEESHPSLRSGYSAVFSINENEQERLVIVSEIERSYLRKLDADEVIQAIRKAVSKEHELEVYAISLLKTGSIHKTSSGKIQRQACRTQFLNNQLDAVREWKDTSNKPVVNQGTSPMQNNLSIIIKLGIQDWLVSWIAKERNLDIKEVDPNQSLTDYGLSSLDSMNLHGDLENWLGYSIIPDWLWDAPSIDALAHQISQSQIALSVPKVAAL is encoded by the coding sequence ATGAATCAGGTCATTACAACAATTACAAATAGCAATTTTATCAGCAACAATAGCTTCTCTAATTTAGTTGATCTTTTACGCTATAGAGCTTTAAATCAACCAGGTCAAACTGCTTTCACGTATTTAGAAGATGAAGAAGGACTAGAATCAACTTTAAATTATCAGCAACTAGATGCTAAAGCTAGAAGTATTGCTGTATATTTGCAGAATATATTGACTCCAGGAGAGAGAGTTTTATTACTCTACCCACCAGGACTTGATTATATAGCAGCCTTTTTTGGATGTCTGTACGCAGAATTAATTGCAATTCCTTTATATTCGCCGAGAAATAACCGAAAGATGTCTCGGATTCAGGCAATTCTGGAGGATTCTCAAGCACAAATTGCTTTGACAAATAATCAATCTCTGATTAATGTACAAACATTATTGAATCATGCTCCTGATTTAAAAAAATTACAATGGTTAGCAACTGACACAATTGATGAAAACTTAGCTGAACAATGGCAGTCAAAATCAGTTAGTAGTGTTTCTATTGCTTATCTTCAATACACATCTGGCTCTACTTCAACACCTAAAGGTGTAATGATTAGTCATGAGAATGCGTTAGAGAACTCAGCAGAAATAGCCATTTCCTGGAGAACAGGAACTGATAGTATTCTCGTATCATGGCTACCTCACTTTCATGATTTTGGACAAATATACGGTGTCATTCAACCAGTTTACAATGGTTTCCCATGTATATTTATGTCCCCTGCCGCATTTACTCAAAAACCAATTCGATGGCTAAAAGCAATCTCTGACTACAAAGCTACTCACAGTGGCGCACCAAATTTTGCTTATGATTTATGCGCCGACAAAATCAAACCTGAACAACGCGAAAATCTAGACCTAAGTCGTTGGGAGGTGGCTGTAAATGGTGCAGAACCAGTAAGAAAGCAAACATTGGAAAAATTCTATCAAGCTTTTGCACCTTATGGTTTCCGTTGGAGTACTTTCTACCCAGGTTATGGTCTAGCAGAGGCAACACTAAAAGTGTCATCTGCCAGAAATAACAACTCACTAACAACTTTAACTGTTCAAGCTGATTCACTGGCAAAAAATTTAATTGTCGCAGCATCAGAAGACGAGCAGTTTACAAGAACATTAGTTGGATGTGGTAGTACTGTATTAAACGCAAAAGTTGTAATTGTAGATCCTGAATCTCTCACTCAATCTCCATCTGGTCAAGTTGGTGAAATTTGGATATCAGGACCTAGTATTGCTCAGGGATATTGGGGACGAATTCAAGAAACTCAGCGCACATTTGGAGCTTATCTAACTGATAATGGTGAAGGACCATTCTTGCGAACAGGTGATTTGGGTTTTGTCAAAGATGATGAGTTATTTATCACAGGTCGCATTAAGGATTTGATCATTATTCGAGGTAGCAACCACTATCCTCAGGATATTGAGCTAACAGTAGAAGAAAGTCACCCCAGCTTACGTTCAGGATATAGTGCAGTCTTTAGTATCAATGAGAATGAGCAAGAAAGACTTGTTATTGTTTCTGAAATCGAGCGGAGTTACCTGCGGAAGTTGGATGCTGATGAAGTAATTCAAGCTATACGCAAAGCAGTATCTAAAGAACATGAATTAGAAGTATATGCTATATCACTTTTAAAAACAGGTAGCATTCATAAAACCTCTAGTGGCAAAATTCAACGTCAAGCTTGTCGTACTCAATTTTTAAATAACCAATTAGATGCAGTACGAGAGTGGAAAGATACATCAAACAAACCAGTAGTAAATCAAGGTACATCTCCCATGCAAAATAACCTATCTATCATCATCAAATTAGGTATTCAAGATTGGCTAGTTTCCTGGATTGCCAAAGAGAGAAACTTAGATATAAAAGAAGTTGACCCCAATCAATCTCTTACTGACTACGGTCTTAGTTCCTTAGATAGTATGAATTTACATGGAGATTTGGAAAATTGGCTGGGATATTCAATTATTCCTGATTGGTTGTGGGATGCTCCATCAATTGATGCATTAGCCCACCAAATTTCTCAATCTCAAATTGCTCTTTCTGTCCCTAAAGTTGCTGCATTATAG